One Capsicum annuum cultivar UCD-10X-F1 chromosome 2, UCD10Xv1.1, whole genome shotgun sequence genomic window carries:
- the LOC107858626 gene encoding uncharacterized protein LOC107858626 isoform X1: protein MMTVIRRRKKCTFSISLYTAVFDSIHGLLRCLDQRRRLAREEDQGLVDSGIGSRIRYASDPLKVVCLWRTRHGCNNILKSPSNIRSAKFLPSISDDFKLQRQMPRRVPFRPPTVNQRDKQCSPATTTLSFSSSQFFFLRRLLELNMMIF from the exons ATGATGACTgtaattagaagaagaaaaaaatgcacATTCTCTATTTCCTTATATACGGCTGTGTTTGACTCGATTCATGGCCTTTTGAGATGTTTGGATCAACGTCGTCGTCTAGCCAGGGAGGAGGATCAGGGTCTCGTGGACAGCGGGATAGGGAGTCGAATTAG GTACGCATCGGATCCTTTAAAAGTTGTGTGTTTGTGGAGGACCCGACACGGGTGCAACAatattttgaagagtccgagcaacatacg ttctgcaaaatttctcccttcaatttCCGACGACTTCAAGCTCCAACGACAAATGCCTaggcgagttccttttcgacctCCAACCGTCAATCAACGTGACAAGCAGTGTTCTCCGgcaacaacaactttgagtttttCGTCGTCCCAATTCTTCTTTCTCAG gAGGCTTTTggagctgaatatgatgatattttga
- the LOC107858626 gene encoding uncharacterized protein LOC107858626 isoform X2, which yields MMTVIRRRKKCTFSISLYTAVFDSIHGLLRCLDQRRRLAREEDQGLVDSGIGSRISSAKFLPSISDDFKLQRQMPRRVPFRPPTVNQRDKQCSPATTTLSFSSSQFFFLRRLLELNMMIF from the exons ATGATGACTgtaattagaagaagaaaaaaatgcacATTCTCTATTTCCTTATATACGGCTGTGTTTGACTCGATTCATGGCCTTTTGAGATGTTTGGATCAACGTCGTCGTCTAGCCAGGGAGGAGGATCAGGGTCTCGTGGACAGCGGGATAGGGAGTCGAATTAG ttctgcaaaatttctcccttcaatttCCGACGACTTCAAGCTCCAACGACAAATGCCTaggcgagttccttttcgacctCCAACCGTCAATCAACGTGACAAGCAGTGTTCTCCGgcaacaacaactttgagtttttCGTCGTCCCAATTCTTCTTTCTCAG gAGGCTTTTggagctgaatatgatgatattttga